The following are encoded together in the Thermosipho japonicus genome:
- the glpX gene encoding class II fructose-bisphosphatase, translated as MSQLSKEITLELVRVTEAAALMASKYLGRGNKEMVDKLASDAMRGMLDYIDMQGVVIIGEGEKDKAPMLYIGEQVGNWEPNTPELDIAVDPIDGTRLVAYGLPNAISVIAATDRGAIEYLPTFYSYKLAVGPELAGKLDINASIRENLRVAAAILNIDISELTVVILNRDRHREIIEEVRKVGARIKLISDGDIAAAIATALPESYVDIYIGIGGSPEATLAAAALKSLGGEIQIKLWPIDENERNDLIEKGYDLEKVYKTDDLIKSDNVIFAATGVTDGDLLRGVKYSKNVAITESIVMRSKTKTLRKIISHHNLKYKTIPLKSEGEVRFINGKKGND; from the coding sequence ATGAGTCAACTATCAAAAGAAATTACGCTAGAGCTTGTAAGGGTAACAGAAGCAGCCGCACTTATGGCTAGCAAATACTTAGGTAGAGGAAACAAAGAAATGGTTGATAAATTAGCAAGTGATGCTATGCGTGGAATGTTGGACTATATAGACATGCAAGGTGTTGTTATAATCGGTGAGGGCGAAAAAGACAAAGCACCAATGCTATATATCGGAGAACAAGTTGGAAATTGGGAACCTAACACCCCAGAATTAGATATTGCTGTTGATCCAATAGATGGTACAAGACTTGTCGCATATGGCCTTCCAAACGCAATCAGTGTGATTGCTGCCACTGACAGGGGAGCAATCGAATATCTACCCACCTTTTATTCATACAAACTTGCAGTAGGCCCTGAACTTGCCGGGAAATTAGATATCAATGCATCGATAAGGGAAAACCTAAGGGTTGCAGCTGCAATATTAAATATAGATATTTCAGAACTCACCGTTGTAATATTGAACCGCGACAGACACAGAGAAATAATAGAAGAAGTTAGAAAAGTTGGCGCAAGAATAAAACTTATTAGTGATGGAGATATAGCTGCAGCAATAGCAACTGCCTTACCCGAAAGTTATGTTGATATTTATATAGGAATTGGTGGATCTCCAGAAGCTACCTTAGCTGCTGCTGCTTTAAAATCTTTAGGCGGAGAGATACAAATTAAACTCTGGCCAATAGATGAAAATGAAAGGAATGATTTAATCGAAAAAGGTTATGACCTTGAAAAAGTATACAAAACAGACGATTTAATAAAAAGTGATAATGTAATATTTGCAGCTACTGGTGTTACAGATGGGGATCTATTAAGAGGAGTAAAGTATTCAAAAAATGTTGCTATAACAGAATCTATTGTTATGAGATCGAAAACAAAAACGTTAAGAAAGATAATTTCACACCATAACCTGAAATATAAAACCATCCCGCTAAAGAGCGAAGGCGAAGTAAGATTTATTAACGGAAAAAAAGGCAATGATTAA
- a CDS encoding ABC transporter ATP-binding protein, with amino-acid sequence MIKARNLTKKFGSFVAVDNIDLTVEKGKIFGFLGPNGAGKTTTIRMLTGSLRPTSGEIEILGLNMKTHELEVKRRIGVVPDEPRVYDHLKGYEYLEFVMDIYRVNEKEVKERIQELSAAFGVNYLFKQVSDMSHGMKQKLMLISVLMRKPEVIFLDEPTVGLDAKSAKILKELLKKYASQGTTIFLTTHILEIAEKMCDEIAIIDKGKIIAQGTMETLRNGENKSLEDLFLELTAQEEDIKNIVEML; translated from the coding sequence ATGATAAAAGCAAGGAATTTAACTAAAAAATTTGGAAGTTTTGTAGCAGTGGATAATATTGATTTAACTGTTGAAAAGGGAAAAATCTTTGGATTTCTTGGTCCAAATGGTGCAGGAAAAACAACAACTATTAGAATGTTAACTGGTTCTTTAAGGCCAACAAGCGGAGAAATTGAAATTCTTGGGCTTAATATGAAAACACATGAGCTAGAAGTAAAAAGAAGAATAGGTGTAGTACCTGATGAGCCTAGGGTTTATGATCATCTAAAAGGATATGAATATTTAGAGTTTGTAATGGACATTTATAGAGTAAATGAAAAAGAGGTAAAAGAAAGAATACAGGAATTATCTGCTGCATTTGGAGTTAATTATTTGTTTAAACAAGTTTCAGACATGTCGCATGGTATGAAGCAAAAATTGATGCTTATAAGTGTTTTGATGAGAAAACCGGAAGTAATATTTTTGGATGAACCTACAGTAGGACTTGATGCAAAAAGCGCAAAGATTTTGAAAGAACTTTTGAAAAAATACGCTTCTCAAGGTACTACGATATTTTTGACCACACATATTTTGGAAATTGCCGAAAAAATGTGTGATGAAATTGCAATAATTGATAAAGGGAAGATAATTGCTCAGGGAACCATGGAAACTTTGAGAAATGGTGAGAATAAGTCTCTTGAAGATCTATTCTTAGAACTCACAGCTCAAGAAGAAGATATAAAAAATATTGTTGAAATGTTATAA
- a CDS encoding transcriptional regulator, translating into MNELLKIISSPQLFEVLNFLKDNPDMNSSAIAKSLGYHTFTVQRYLEVMEKFNIVAFREEKKIGRPSKKYRYIGGKITIDINEILSIFKLKGKRIRERSGDFKYSYDLNRETIKGVILNKEKIKFNEIEGKVLFLIPPVNSNGITACEISEKININEFDVLCALKKFLSLNLIEVVE; encoded by the coding sequence ATGAATGAACTTTTAAAAATAATTTCATCACCGCAACTTTTTGAAGTACTCAATTTTTTGAAAGATAATCCAGACATGAATTCAAGTGCTATTGCAAAAAGTTTAGGTTATCATACTTTTACGGTTCAAAGGTATCTTGAAGTAATGGAAAAGTTTAACATAGTAGCATTTAGAGAGGAAAAAAAGATAGGAAGGCCTTCGAAAAAGTATAGATACATTGGGGGAAAAATCACTATTGATATAAATGAAATTTTGAGTATTTTTAAACTTAAAGGAAAAAGAATAAGGGAGAGATCAGGAGATTTTAAATATAGTTATGATTTAAATAGAGAAACAATAAAGGGTGTTATTTTAAATAAGGAAAAGATTAAATTTAATGAAATTGAAGGAAAGGTTTTGTTCTTAATTCCACCAGTTAATTCAAATGGAATAACAGCTTGTGAAATATCAGAAAAAATAAACATCAACGAATTTGATGTTTTATGTGCATTAAAAAAATTTCTTTCTTTGAATTTGATTGAGGTGGTTGAATAA
- a CDS encoding Na+/H+ antiporter NhaC family protein, with translation MKKKYMLATFIFLVFLLMASLAFGNSGETKTVNYGIWSIIPPLLAIVLAFVTKEVILSLLLGVFSGAVINVFTTSNSGFFMKIIESYTKTFEYPVNALADSWHAGIIIFTLTIGGLVGVIAKMGGTRAIANALAKKAKTPRSAQLVTTLMGVVVFFDDYANTLIVGPTMRPLTDKLRISREKLSYIVDSTAAPVATMAAISTWIGYELGLISDAFNSLGTNVNPYNIFFQSIPYRMYGLFALFMVFMVGLLLRDFGPMYEAEKRARLTGKVLADNAEPMLSTDFEKELDNSNIPLKVSNALIPILTLIIFAFIGLWYSGGGLEKPFSLEGIRNAFGDADASAALIWASALASIVAVIMAVSQGIMTLRKALEAWVEGAKSLVITTIILILAWSIGSIATDLGTADYLVKVVSSSLPGWLIPSLVFVMSSIVAFATGTSWGTMAIMLPLAIPLAAAYTGNEPSTLVFATLGAVLTGSTFGDHCSPISDTTIMSSMASSADHIDHVKTQLPYAVTVAIIAFIGYILVGIGLPIWITLIIGFSLIWAILRFFGKSTDLKDLELEKEI, from the coding sequence ATGAAGAAAAAGTACATGTTAGCAACTTTTATCTTTTTAGTATTTTTATTGATGGCCTCTTTAGCATTTGGAAATTCTGGTGAAACAAAAACAGTAAACTATGGAATTTGGTCAATTATTCCTCCATTACTAGCTATCGTCCTAGCATTTGTAACAAAAGAAGTTATACTTTCTTTGTTATTAGGAGTATTCTCAGGCGCTGTAATCAATGTTTTTACAACATCAAACTCTGGATTTTTTATGAAAATTATTGAAAGTTACACAAAAACCTTTGAATACCCTGTAAATGCTCTAGCTGATAGTTGGCATGCTGGAATTATTATATTCACATTAACCATTGGTGGATTAGTTGGTGTCATTGCAAAAATGGGAGGAACAAGAGCTATTGCAAATGCTCTTGCAAAAAAGGCTAAAACCCCAAGAAGTGCTCAATTAGTGACTACTTTAATGGGGGTTGTGGTATTTTTTGATGATTATGCTAATACTCTTATAGTTGGCCCTACTATGAGACCTTTAACAGATAAATTAAGAATTTCCAGAGAAAAATTATCTTACATAGTTGACTCAACAGCTGCACCAGTAGCAACAATGGCAGCTATATCCACATGGATCGGATATGAATTGGGCTTAATTTCAGATGCTTTTAATTCCTTAGGAACAAATGTGAATCCATACAATATATTTTTCCAATCAATTCCATATAGAATGTATGGTTTGTTTGCATTGTTTATGGTATTTATGGTTGGTCTTTTACTCAGAGATTTTGGACCAATGTATGAAGCTGAAAAAAGAGCAAGGTTAACTGGTAAAGTCCTGGCAGATAACGCAGAACCAATGTTATCTACAGATTTTGAAAAAGAATTGGATAACAGTAATATTCCTTTAAAAGTCTCAAATGCTTTAATCCCTATATTAACACTAATCATTTTCGCATTCATTGGCCTATGGTATTCAGGTGGAGGATTAGAAAAACCATTTAGCTTAGAGGGAATTAGAAATGCTTTCGGTGACGCTGATGCTTCAGCCGCACTAATTTGGGCATCCGCCCTAGCAAGTATCGTTGCAGTTATAATGGCCGTTTCCCAAGGCATTATGACTTTGAGAAAAGCTTTAGAAGCATGGGTAGAGGGAGCAAAATCATTGGTCATAACAACGATAATACTAATTTTAGCTTGGTCAATTGGTTCGATCGCAACAGATCTAGGAACTGCTGATTATTTAGTAAAAGTCGTTTCATCATCATTGCCTGGATGGTTAATCCCTTCATTAGTATTTGTAATGTCATCAATAGTTGCATTCGCAACAGGTACGTCTTGGGGAACAATGGCTATCATGCTTCCTTTGGCTATTCCTTTAGCAGCTGCATATACAGGAAATGAACCTTCAACATTAGTGTTTGCTACTCTAGGTGCTGTTCTAACTGGTTCAACATTTGGTGATCATTGTTCACCTATTTCTGATACCACAATAATGTCTTCAATGGCTTCATCTGCTGATCACATTGATCACGTTAAAACACAATTACCATATGCCGTCACAGTTGCAATTATAGCTTTTATAGGGTATATATTAGTAGGTATTGGTTTGCCAATTTGGATTACTTTAATAATCGGATTTTCTTTAATTTGGGCAATATTAAGATTTTTCGGAAAATCAACAGATCTAAAAGATTTAGAATTAGAAAAAGAGATATAA
- the hisS gene encoding histidine--tRNA ligase, whose protein sequence is MYKRIKGTEDIFGDDIKYWYYIENVVKETVRLYGYSEIRTPIFEATELFIRSVGEETDIVQKEMYTFEDKGQRSITLRPEGTAPTIRAFIENSMMATGLPKRLFYIGPMFRYERPQKGRQRQFHQFGIELIGSSSPLADAEAIIVADRVLKNLGLLNYTIKINSIGCDKCRANYKNALKEYYSDKLDNVCDDCKRRYNTNVLRLLDCKVDVEYVKNAPKITDYLCDECKYHYEETKRLLDNLKINYVEDPLLVRGLDYYNGVVFEIHHGDLGAQSAIGGGGRYDKLIKELGGSQTPSLGFAMGIERLIIALKNEKIPVEDIKNNEIFVAHLGEQARIEALKIAEDLRDNGISVVFSTMERGLSAQLKHASRLKCKLCVIVGENELERNVVILRNMETGEQIEIERDYVVGTAKEWIEE, encoded by the coding sequence GTGTACAAGCGAATAAAAGGCACAGAGGATATTTTTGGAGATGATATTAAGTACTGGTATTATATTGAAAATGTTGTTAAAGAGACTGTAAGGCTATATGGTTATTCAGAAATAAGAACTCCCATTTTTGAGGCCACAGAGTTATTTATAAGAAGTGTTGGAGAAGAAACGGACATAGTCCAGAAAGAAATGTATACTTTTGAGGATAAGGGGCAAAGAAGCATTACGTTAAGACCTGAAGGAACTGCTCCAACCATTCGAGCTTTTATTGAAAATTCAATGATGGCAACGGGATTGCCAAAAAGATTATTTTATATTGGTCCTATGTTTAGGTATGAAAGACCTCAAAAGGGAAGACAGAGACAATTTCACCAATTTGGTATAGAATTAATTGGTTCTTCTTCGCCGCTTGCAGATGCAGAAGCAATAATTGTTGCTGATAGGGTTTTAAAGAATCTTGGACTTTTAAACTATACTATAAAGATCAATTCTATTGGTTGTGATAAATGTAGAGCAAATTATAAAAATGCATTAAAAGAGTATTATTCAGATAAATTGGATAATGTGTGTGATGACTGTAAAAGAAGATATAATACCAATGTTTTAAGATTGCTTGATTGCAAAGTTGATGTTGAATATGTAAAAAACGCTCCAAAGATTACAGATTATTTATGTGATGAATGCAAATATCACTATGAAGAGACAAAAAGATTACTGGATAATCTAAAAATTAATTATGTAGAAGATCCCCTTCTTGTGAGAGGGCTTGATTATTACAATGGTGTAGTTTTTGAAATTCATCACGGAGACCTTGGAGCGCAAAGTGCAATTGGTGGTGGGGGAAGATATGATAAGTTAATAAAGGAACTTGGAGGAAGTCAAACGCCGTCTTTAGGTTTTGCAATGGGAATAGAAAGGCTTATTATAGCATTAAAAAATGAAAAAATTCCAGTGGAAGATATAAAGAATAACGAAATATTTGTTGCTCATCTTGGAGAACAAGCAAGGATTGAAGCGTTAAAAATAGCCGAGGATTTAAGGGACAATGGCATATCTGTAGTATTTAGTACAATGGAAAGAGGTTTAAGTGCTCAATTAAAGCATGCATCTAGATTGAAATGTAAACTCTGTGTAATTGTTGGTGAAAATGAACTTGAAAGAAATGTTGTGATACTCAGAAATATGGAAACAGGAGAGCAAATAGAAATAGAAAGAGATTATGTTGTAGGAACAGCTAAAGAATGGATTGAAGAGTGA